The following coding sequences lie in one Phyllopteryx taeniolatus isolate TA_2022b chromosome 4, UOR_Ptae_1.2, whole genome shotgun sequence genomic window:
- the LOC133476536 gene encoding FERM and PDZ domain-containing protein 1 isoform X3 encodes MAETVPRVGQQVSLFEQGNSLLFLPNVLKVYLENGQTKAFKFEPSTTVKDIVMTLKEKLSLRNIEHFSLVLEQQYSVTKLLLLHDEEKIQQVVQKKESRDYRCLFRVCFIPKQPETLLQDDPTAFEYFYLQGVNDVLQERFAVEMRCNTALRLAALHIQERLASCGLSPKTNLKIVTKTWGIENFVSSTLLRNMREKDLMKAISFQLKKSQSQWDPKQRGLTVNQARINYLEELSELKSYGGKSFSATMMLQDRESTVTLLVGARYGVSQVINHKLSILSTLTEFNSITRLELVPESDKVGLVKIYLQDIMPITLLLETVASKDMSCLIAGYCRVFIDPNINIFPWMEVPKKHRVSAEEGYVSRCGSDSDHSSDFDMEPLVTHVSCNAKRRPRVRPSSDPDARKRREGHARRNKHDSENRNNKTSNKRQKEEKDAEREKGDHLLECENEDKVLEKKEAHNVGQTDKDHAKLENETQESKLGCGVAEAHPSQSDSCHTDSRVVTSPSSDSLDLLEEDDLISCSSSSLNPIVSTQSHAQIYSTLELYPYTQTHAEANLLVPPPAHSHPLLHLTSYNGDDRGNTRSDDIVDPQHFEAVPTSLDTTSSYTEDDTTCFAELSRLVDLLPSPPEASEDEEDVEKDLRKMRSKLNDNKEDILRRICEVTKTSRKSSIRGHPQSPSLSSASSHSDFVFNFDQRDASCYYKICSNITPDSARSLSKPANDTQRGDRKKMEEEQRQANELASPPILQPPPGFGDSSSDEEFFDARDGFTSPDDQTSGMEIKDNCTGMKVDFGRSLQLGEIRVSVGDAKKDGKSEEERQQQEKEGGGKKRLYELRKRSRKRRSFMETDYTSRVSYPKPKTTSMQDRVPSIFNSNFLAEGGDAHTLSSEPEPLEQTDNPSLTVSSLTYSEGEPAQLESKPIPFNIGSIEETGDSLASGTRNRKQEMEMEPDTMESKSVTDHIKRVAPSITVVRCRVDPDGKESADCRGDRPETGRDQEGLGDRKLEEDKEQSMAGNGPFTSHMFLPRVTEKKVPIPCSEDEINAITLTSWLTELNNKGVHQIAPVENSHAEDDMPEDDSALSSYSPPPPPPSSPLPPMPVCHKSQSDCLHCTGTSTKLSPPNSEEKQNEVHNPQLNLEITKNEDEATDMITLARTASDEVTDSMNSDVFDDDELINDDIGKDADGHEWTTAITRSVGANSPAGKAQSEMRINCPNNSTTEPHIKSNGHPEYTHTINSITAKLGVATSVINHTFNSGAGMKTEVSNALCMTQTTHTPREEYSSPGGDSRSLQANTAMAHDLAKEPPLPTHFLFQSCSPSIMGRLSASTLRGKIQKLPLYLSRSQETLNQATRANDAQSPIRESEANIDISHIVKNIHDVTEITETMTELVESDDSDTTLTGSEVECEFFVETTSAKNSSLVSEVKETPEKILVDHETTSLPLQAEPQPQHTNRLLPDPNKNTLGPITEPPVSMLSSLRRNSTGLTMDTPGPIIVPPESKIRDTMLVESIPGYKLSTQSSPSLPPIVVTTQNLNGPGLHYHSQSQIAPRTSSDRPLMGLCRPAEQTMDSKHAPYSGCRVFTFWEEPSQVSSEVGTTLNLKSEIGCTSVLTSRCESVVEGLNMDTCGCPVVYTNCFSKEGSFDEDLTVYEFSCQGSGETQSSRLSLPLMTDPPSSSLISPSSTHSPTYPHILLSSPTSELSPLLSPVSDAQYLHNQTQKDTINRLGTQRYPEPPTGFQVLRADVDQLLFVLENISTDRSVAGQGGCHPRETCASHFTENKQVLQTETRRLTACCQKIVATDQSPEEMLNSLADSFRTLVDLAGACIWFSSCDRCKGRNAEAVAGLQDVARSFRDFCLAAERAGRKHSCRDLSTKLLAKQCTALTASVFCLTQIFRTLTAL; translated from the exons GGCAACTCGCTGCTATTCCTGCCTAATGTTCTGAAAGTATATCTGGAGAACGGGCAGACCAAGGCCTTTAAATTTGAACCCAGCACGACAGTCAAG gACATTGTAATGACACTGAAAGAAAAACTTTCTCTGAGAAATATCGAACATTTCTCCCTGGTTCTGGAGCAGCAATACAGTGTCACTAAACTACTGTTGCTACATGACGAGGAGAAGATACAACAG GTGGTCCAGAAGAAGGAGTCCCGTGACTACAGATGTTTATTCCGTGTTTGTTTCATCCCAAAGCAACCCGAGACTTTGCTACAAGATGATCCAACTGCCTTTGAATACTTTTACCTGCAG GGAGTGAATGATGTCCTGCAAGAGCGCTTTGCAGTGGAAATGAGGTGTAACACCGCTCTGCGACTTGCCGCACTGCACATCCAGGAGAGGTTGGCGAGCTGTGGACTGTCCCCAAAGACCAACCTGAAGATAGTCAC TAAGACGTGGGGCATTGAGAACTTCGTTTCATCCACACTGCTGAGAAACATGCGAGAGAAAGATTTGATGAAGGCCATTAGCTTCCAGCTGAAGAAGAGCCAATCACAATGGGATCCCAAACAGAGGGGCCTGACAGTCAACCAAGCGCGCATAAATTACCTGGAAGAGCTGAGTGAGCTCAAGTCTTATGGCGGGAAATCCTTTAGCGCAACAATGATG CTCCAGGACCGAGAGTCCACAGTTACACTGTTGGTGGGTGCACGTTATGGAGTGAGTCAGGTGATCAATCACAAACTTAGCATCCTGTCCACCCTCACAGAGTTTAACAGCATCACACGCCTCGAGCTCGTTCCCGAGTCTGACAAGGTCGGCTTGGTTAAAATATACCTGCAGGACATTATG CCGATTACACTACTACTGGAGACAGTTGCGTCTAAGGATATGTCATGCCTGATAGCAGGATACTGTCGAGTTTTTATTGACCCCAATATTAACATCTTTCCCTGGATGGAGGTCCCAAAAAAGCACAGAGTGTCTGCTGAAGAAG GTTATGTGTCACGTTGTGGTAGCGACTCTGACCACTCGTCGGACTTCGACATGGAGCCGCTTGTCACCCATGTGTCTTGCAATGCCAAACGCCGCCCACGCGTCAGACCCTCTTCAGACCCAGATGCAAGGAAAAGACGAGAAGGGCACGCCAGGAGAAACAAGCATGACAGTGAAAATAGGAACAACAAGACATCAAACAAGAGGCAAAAAGAAGAGAAGGATGCTGAGAGAGAAAAAGGGGATCATTTACTTGAGTGTGAGAATGAGGACAAAGTACTTGAGAAGAAAGAAGCCCATAACGTTGGACAAACAGACAAGGATCATGCGAAACTTGAAAATGAGACACAGGAATCTAAATTGGGATGTGGAGTAGCAGAGGCCCATCCATCACAATCAGATTCATGTCATACCGACTCTCGTGTTGTTACCAGCCCTTCCAGTGACTCTCTCGACCTCCTGGAGGAAGACGACTTGATTTcatgctcctcttcctcactgAATCCAATAGTTTCAACACAAAGTCATGCTCAAATTTATTCAACACTTGAGCTTTACCCTTATACTCAGACACACGCTGAGGCCAACTTacttgttcctccacctgctcatTCCCATCCTCTTCTTCACCTCACATCCTATAATGGTGATGACAGGGGCAACACAAGGTCTGATGACATAGTCGATCCCCAGCACTTCGAAGCTGTCCCCACCTCACTTGACACCACCAGCTCTTACACTGAAGACGACACCACATGTTTTGCTGAGCTCTCTCGCCTTGTGGACCTCCTCCCGAGCCCTCCGGAGGCCAGTGAGGATGAAGAGGATGTAGAAAAGGACTTGAGGAAAATGAGAAGTAAGCTGAATGACAACAAGGAGGACATTTTAAGGAGAATATGTGAAGTAACCAAAACAAGCAGGAAGAGCAGTATTCGGGGACACCCCCAGTCCCCGTCGTTGTCCTCAGCCTCTTCCCACTCTgactttgtgttcaactttgaCCAGAGAGATGCCAGCTGCTACTACAAAATCTGCTCCAACATCACCCCTGACAGTGCTCGCAGCCTTTCCAAGCCTGCAAATGACACTCAGAGAGGAGATAGAAAGAAGATGGAGGAAGAACAGCGTCAAGCTAATGAACTGGCGTCACCGCCCATCCTCCAGCCACCACCTGGCTTTGGAGACAGCAGCTCTGATGAGGAGTTCTTTGACGCCAGAGATGGCTTCACATCACCTGATGACCAAACCTCAGGCATGGAGATAAAAG ATAATTGCACTGGGATGAAAGTGGATTTTGGAAGATCACTCCAACTTGGTGAAATCAGAGTCTCTGTGGGGGATGCAAAGAAAGATGGAAAATCAGAAGAGGAgagacaacaacaagaaaaggaAGGAGGTGGCAAAAAACGACTGTATGAGCTGAGAAAAAGATCCCGTAAGCGTCGTTCCTTCATGGAAACAGATTATACCTCCAGGGTATCATATCCAAAACCCAAAACAACATCGATGCAGGACCGGGTCCCTTCCATTTTTAATAGCAACTTTTTGGCAGAAGGTGGTGATGCCCACACACTGAGTTCTGAGCCTGAACCTTTAGAACAAACAGATAATCCAAGTCTTACTGTATCCTCTTTGACTTACTCTGAAGGGGAACCAGCACAGCTTGAGTCAAAACCCATTCCATTTAATATTGGCTCCATTGAGGAAACTGGAGACTCTCTGGCATCAGGTACCAGGAACAGGAAACAAGAAATGGAGATGGAACCTGATACAATGGAATCAAAATCTGTCACAGATCACATTAAGAGAGTAGCTCCCTCCATCACTGTTGTGCGATGTCGGGTGGATCCGGATGGGAAGGAGAGTGCCGATTGCAGAGGTGACAGACCGGAGACAGGAAGGGACCAGGAGGGGTTGGGAGATAGAAAACTAGAGGAAGACAAGGAGCAAAGTATGGCAGGGAATGGACCATTCACTTCACATATGTTCTTGCCGAGGGTTACTGAGAAAAAAGTACCAATTCCTTGCAGTGAAGATGAAATCAATGCTATCACGTTGACTTCATGGCTGACAGAGTTGAATAACAAGGGTGTCCACCAGATTGCTCCTGTTGAAAACTCACATGCAGAGGATGATATGCCTGAGGATGACTCAGCACTTTCATCATAttccccaccacccccaccaccctctTCCCCTCTGCCCCCAATGCCAGTTTGTCACAAATCCCAAAGTGACTGTTTACATTGCACAGGAACCTCAACCAAACTATCCCCACCCAACTCTGAGGAGAAACAAAATGAAGTCCACAATCCACAATTAAATTTAGAAATTACGAAAAATGAAGATGAAGCTACTGATATGATTACATTGGCTAGGACCGCTAGTGATGAGGTTACTGATAGTATGAATTCTGAtgtttttgatgatgatgaattaATAAATGATGATATTGGAAAAGATGCCGACGGACATGAATGGACAACAGCTATAACTCGGAGCGTGGGTGCTAATTCACCCGCAGGAAAGGCTCAATCTGAGATGAGAATCAACTGTCCCAACAATTCAACTACTGAACCCCATATAAAAAGTAATGGTCATCCTGAATACACTCACACTATAAATTCCATCACAGCTAAGCTTGGCGTTGCAACAAGTGTCATAAATCATACATTTAATTCAGGAGCTGGAATGAAAACTGAAGTTTCAAATGCTTTATGTATGACTCAAACTACACATACACCGAGAGAAGAATACTCTTCTCCAGGTGGTGATTCTCGCTCACTTCAAGCAAACACTGCCATGGCCCATGATCTTGCCAAAGAGCCTCCTCTCCCAACTCACTTCCTCTTCCAGTCCTGTTCCCCCAGCATCATGGGCCGTTTGTCTGCCTCCACACTTAGAGGGAAGATTCAAAAGTTGCCTCTTTATTTGTCACGTTCCCAAGAGACCCTTAACCAAGCCACACGGGCGAATGACGCCCAAAGTCCTATTAGGGAGAGCGAGGCCAACATTGATATCTCGCACATTGTAAAAAACATTCATGATGTCACAGAAATCACAGAGACAATGACTGAGCTGGTGGAGTCAGATGATTCAGATACAACTCTTACTGGATCAGAGGTGGAGTGTGAATTCTTTGTCGAAACAACCTCAGCCAAAAACTCTAGTTTAGTATCAGAAGTAAAGGAAACACCAGAGAAGATCTTAGTAGACCATGAAACTACCTCCTTACCTCTCCAGGCTGAACCCCAACCCCAACATACAAATAGGCTTCTCCCCGATCCTAACAAGAATACACTGGGACCAATAACAGAGCCCCCAGTTTCCATGCTGAGTAGCCTCCGAAGAAATTCTACAGGCCTTACAATGGACACTCCTGGTCCTATAATAGTACCTCCAGAATCAAAGATAAGAGATACAATGCTCGTTGAAAGCATTCCAGGTTATAAATTAAGCACTCAGTCATCCCCTAGCCTTCCTCCGATTGTGGTGACTACACAAAATCTAAATGGACCAGGTCTACATTATCATAGTCAGTCACAAATTGCGCCAAGGACCAGCAGTGACAGGCCCTTGATGGGTCTTTGTAGGCCAGCAGAACAGACAATGGATTCAAAACACGCACCTTATTCAGGCTGCAGGGTGTTTACCTTCTGGGAGGAACCATCCCAAGTATCGTCAGAGGTAGGGACTACCCTAAACTTGAAATCTGAAATTGGATGCACTTCTGTGCTGACATCCAGGTGTGAGTCAGTAGTAGAGGGATTAAATATGGATACTTGTGGTTGCCCAGTGGTCTACACCAACTGCTTCAGCAAAGAGGGCAGCTTTGATGAGGACTTAACCGTCTATGAGTTCTCCTGCCAAGGCAGTGGTGAAACACAAAGTTCCAGATTATCTCTTCCGCTCATGACTGATCCTCCATCATCATCCCTTATTTCACCCTCTTCCACACACTCTCCCACCTATCCACACATTCTACTCTCCTCCCCAACATCTGAGCTCAGTCCCCTGCTCTCACCAGTATCTGATGCACAATATCTCCACAATCAAACACAAAAGGACACCATTAATCGCCTTGGAACGCAACGCTACCCAGAACCACCCACTGGGTTCCAAGTTCTACGAGCGGATGTAGACCAGCTCCTTTTTGTCCTGGAAAATATCAGCACTGACCGTTCTGTAGCTGGTCAAGGAGGTTGCCACCCAAGGGAAACATGTGCTTCCCACTTTACAGAGAACAAGCAAGTGCTCCAAACTGAGACAAGGCGGTTGACGGCATGCTGCCAAAAAATAGTAGCCACTGACCAGAGTCCAGAGGAAATGCTCAACTCTTTGGCTGATAGTTTCCGGACCTTGGTGGACTTGGCTGGTGCATGCATATGGTTTTCCAGTTGTGACAGGTGCAAGGGGAGGAATGCAGAAGCAGTTGCCGGTCTGCAAGATGTGGCACGCTCATTCAGGGACTTCTGTCTGGCAGCAGAGCGAGCCGGCAGAAAGCATAGCTGCCGTGACCTGAGCACCAAGCTGCTAGCCAAACAGTGCACTGCACTCACTGCATCTGTCTTCTGCCTCACTCAGATCTTCCGTACTCTCACTGCACTGTGA